In Ammospiza nelsoni isolate bAmmNel1 chromosome 30, bAmmNel1.pri, whole genome shotgun sequence, a single window of DNA contains:
- the NKX6-3 gene encoding homeobox protein Nkx-6.3, translating to MDANLPGTFLLNGPSLGAFPEAKAPVCQYSVQSSFYKLAPPGLGAQLAAGTPHGISDILGRPAAAPNGGILPGYPHAGGLNGLGSPGVYYGPQVGALPKAGGEYLPRGRSCWAEAAPEWRGGRQCGGPPAHLADSIHKKKHTRPTFTGHQIFALEKTFEQTKYLAGPERARLAYSLGMTESQVKVWFQNRRTKWRKKSALEPSSSSQRAGGSGGERAASETEDDEYNKPLDPDSDDEKIRLLLRKHRAAFSMLGLGTHSG from the exons atggaTGCCAACCTGCCGGGCACCTTCCTGCTCAACGGCCCCTCGCTGGGCGCCTTCCCCGAGGCCAAGGCGCCCGTTTGCCAGTACTCAGTGCAGAGCTCCTTCTACAAGCTGGCACCCCCGGGGCTGGGCGCCCAGCTGGCTGCGGGCACCCCGCACGGCATCTCCGACATCCTCGGCCGGCCCGCGGCGGCGCCCAACGGCGGCATCCTCCCCGGGTACCCGCACGCGGGCGGATTGAACGGACTGGGCTCGCCGGGCGTCTATTACGGGCCCCAGGTGGGCGCCCTCCCCAAGGCTGGCGGCGAGTACCTGCCCAGGGGCCGGAGCTGCTGGGCGGAGGCGGCCCCGGAGTGGCGGGGCGGCCGGCAGTGCGGCGGCC CCCCTGCTCACCTGGCTGACAGCATCCACAAGAAGAAGCACACGCGCCCGACCTTCACAGGACACCAGATCTTTGCCCTGGAGAAGACATTTGAGCAGACCAAGTACCTGGCAGGTCCGGAGCGGGCACGGCTGGCCTATTCCCTGGGCATGACCGAGTCCCAGGTGAAG GTCTGGTTCCAGAACCGCCGGACCAAATGGAGGAAGAAGAGCGCCCTGGAGCCCTCCTCATCCTCGCAGCGGGCGGGGGGCTCTGGCGGAGAGCGGGCGGCCTCTGAGACCGAGGACGATGAGTACAACAAACCCCTGGACCCGGACTCGGATGACGAGAAGATCcggctgctgctgaggaagcaCCGTGCAGCCTTCTCAATGCTGGGCTTGGGCACTCACAGCGGCTGA